In Paenibacillus kyungheensis, the following are encoded in one genomic region:
- a CDS encoding 1-phosphofructokinase family hexose kinase, translating to MITTVTLNAAVDKTYYMDSFATHQVNRVRRVLTEPGGKGNNVAKIIKLLGGEVIASGCIGGDNGQQIDHLLQTRKISTDFVMTSGESRICLNIIDESNQHASTELLEPGLIISSSQWIAIKQKIQQLAQMSTIIVFSGSLPQGVATNGYAELIEIVQQAGGHAFLDTSGAAFTDSIQAKPYFIKPNQQELEQWTNTLLTTDQQYIDAAWLLIDRGIEKVCITRGSQGSIAIINKQVYQVISPSIQAINTVGCGDAFVAGMAFATSKQYEPIQQLKLASAVATANALSEKAGDMDYATYLELESAVQVIPL from the coding sequence ATGATTACTACGGTGACCTTAAATGCAGCAGTAGATAAAACCTATTATATGGATTCATTTGCTACACATCAGGTCAATCGGGTTAGACGTGTACTCACAGAACCAGGTGGTAAAGGAAATAACGTAGCAAAAATTATCAAATTATTAGGTGGCGAAGTGATTGCTTCTGGTTGTATAGGAGGAGACAATGGGCAACAGATAGACCATTTGCTACAAACACGAAAAATAAGCACAGATTTTGTTATGACATCGGGTGAATCTAGAATATGTCTCAATATTATTGATGAATCCAATCAACATGCTTCTACTGAATTGTTAGAACCGGGGCTTATCATTTCTTCATCGCAATGGATAGCTATCAAACAGAAAATACAGCAACTTGCACAGATGTCTACGATTATTGTTTTTTCAGGAAGCTTGCCTCAAGGAGTGGCGACGAATGGATATGCTGAACTCATCGAAATTGTACAGCAGGCAGGCGGACATGCTTTTTTGGATACAAGTGGAGCTGCTTTTACAGATTCGATCCAAGCTAAGCCTTATTTTATCAAACCGAATCAACAAGAGTTAGAGCAATGGACCAATACTTTGCTGACTACAGATCAACAATACATTGACGCCGCTTGGCTTCTAATTGATCGTGGTATAGAGAAAGTTTGCATTACCCGAGGAAGTCAGGGGTCTATTGCGATTATCAATAAGCAAGTGTATCAAGTGATATCTCCATCTATTCAAGCCATCAATACGGTGGGGTGCGGTGATGCTTTTGTAGCAGGGATGGCATTTGCAACATCAAAACAGTATGAACCTATACAACAGTTAAAGTTAGCTTCTGCTGTTGCCACTGCAAATGCATTATCTGAAAAAGCAGGCGATATGGATTATGCGACTTACCTGGAGTTAGAATCTGCTGTTCAGGTCATTCCCTTATAA
- the fba gene encoding class II fructose-1,6-bisphosphate aldolase: protein MPIISSTVMLQKAREHHYAVAAFNVHTLEMLQAVVDAATEMESPLIIQSTVGTVRHLGAKYLVEAATVAANQSSIPIALHLDHCTEFNLIIECIRAGYTSVMIDASMHPYEDNVAITSKVMEIANAAGVNVEAELGKVGGVEDDIVVDEQDALLADPEECLQFVKQTGVLTLAPAIGTAHGIYKGDPHIDFERIEKIAALVDIPLVLHGGSGIPAEQVKRAVALGMSKMNVATELRIAFSDAIKQIFDENPSENDPRKYMIPAKEAVKQLAMQKIGLCGSAGKAGVLQ from the coding sequence ATGCCAATTATTTCATCAACTGTCATGCTCCAAAAGGCAAGAGAACATCACTATGCTGTAGCTGCTTTCAATGTACATACTTTGGAAATGCTACAGGCTGTTGTAGATGCTGCTACAGAAATGGAATCTCCACTTATTATCCAATCGACAGTAGGTACTGTTCGTCATTTAGGTGCGAAGTATCTAGTCGAAGCAGCTACAGTTGCTGCGAATCAATCTTCTATTCCAATTGCACTTCATTTGGATCATTGTACAGAGTTCAATCTTATTATTGAATGTATACGGGCAGGTTATACCTCGGTCATGATTGATGCTTCAATGCATCCTTATGAAGATAATGTAGCCATCACTAGTAAAGTTATGGAAATAGCAAATGCTGCTGGTGTGAATGTAGAAGCAGAGCTTGGCAAAGTAGGAGGGGTAGAAGACGATATCGTTGTCGATGAACAAGATGCTTTATTAGCAGATCCTGAAGAATGTCTACAATTTGTAAAACAAACAGGAGTACTCACATTAGCACCTGCGATCGGAACAGCTCATGGTATTTACAAAGGCGATCCTCATATTGATTTTGAACGAATCGAGAAAATTGCAGCATTGGTCGATATTCCACTGGTACTTCACGGAGGTTCAGGTATTCCAGCAGAACAAGTGAAGCGAGCGGTTGCTCTAGGCATGTCCAAAATGAATGTAGCTACTGAATTACGTATCGCTTTCTCAGATGCGATTAAACAAATTTTTGACGAGAATCCTTCCGAAAATGATCCACGTAAATATATGATTCCTGCTAAAGAAGCGGTTAAACAATTAGCAATGCAAAAAATTGGACTATGCGGATCGGCAGGTAAAGCAGGCGTTTTACAATGA
- a CDS encoding SIS domain-containing protein: MNLTYQEVKKQYTALHQTFNYMLEHRQAIQDLLEQLHPTSITFVGCGSSYCLSESAAFSTRLYTNMLASALAGGDLMLNAKRYAPLLANTLLVAPSRSGSTSEIIEAIQRVRKQQPLAVLSISCVSSSPLSTEADLSLELPWAFDHSVCQTRTVTNLYVANLLINAFWSNNEKLIEDIQSAIQMGESYMEKVEASIREVADFAWKRVILLADGELQGLANEGAIAITEIAQAEAHAFHLLDVRHGPMVTIDQDTLVIAALTGEGTSYQHNLIQDIHARGARIIALADHSNRIPDASVNLGIVLEQPLHPAAQGIPFIFIPQIVALASAERQNINPDQPDGLEAWVKL; this comes from the coding sequence ATGAACTTAACGTATCAGGAAGTGAAAAAGCAATATACAGCCCTACATCAGACATTCAATTATATGTTAGAACATCGTCAAGCTATCCAAGACTTACTGGAACAACTTCATCCTACTTCTATTACCTTTGTAGGTTGCGGTTCTAGTTACTGTTTAAGTGAATCGGCTGCTTTTTCTACTCGTTTGTATACCAATATGCTTGCATCCGCATTAGCAGGGGGCGATCTCATGCTAAATGCAAAGCGATATGCTCCCCTTTTGGCAAATACATTATTGGTTGCTCCATCACGTTCAGGTAGTACAAGCGAAATTATAGAAGCTATTCAACGTGTACGTAAACAACAACCTCTTGCCGTTCTTTCTATATCCTGTGTATCCAGTTCTCCTTTATCTACAGAAGCTGATTTATCGTTAGAATTACCATGGGCGTTTGATCATAGTGTATGCCAGACTCGTACAGTGACGAATTTGTATGTAGCTAATCTATTGATTAATGCTTTTTGGAGTAATAACGAAAAATTAATTGAGGATATTCAAAGTGCCATTCAAATGGGCGAATCTTATATGGAAAAAGTAGAAGCTTCGATTCGAGAAGTGGCTGATTTCGCATGGAAACGTGTCATTTTATTAGCAGATGGTGAATTACAAGGATTAGCTAATGAAGGTGCAATTGCTATCACTGAAATTGCTCAAGCAGAAGCTCATGCTTTTCACTTATTAGATGTTCGCCATGGTCCAATGGTAACTATTGATCAAGATACTTTGGTGATTGCAGCACTAACTGGAGAAGGCACATCGTATCAACACAATCTTATTCAAGATATCCATGCTCGTGGAGCACGAATTATTGCGTTAGCAGATCACTCCAATCGGATTCCAGACGCATCGGTAAATCTAGGCATTGTTTTAGAACAACCTTTGCATCCAGCAGCTCAAGGGATTCCTTTTATTTTCATCCCACAAATAGTAGCATTAGCCAGTGCAGAGCGTCAGAATATCAATCCTGATCAACCGGATGGATTGGAAGCATGGGTCAAGTTGTAA